Genomic window (Bombyx mori chromosome 9, ASM3026992v2):
TGCAGCACCCTGATGGCCTATGTGTGCTCGCGTTCTTCTATCAGGTTAGACAAATGTTTCTAATTTGGTTAAAAGTTTCTAATTTGGTTAAATTATAACAAGCCTAAATCCGGTCCTATATATAAGGATATGTGTAAAAGTAGATCGAAATGTGTATTTTTGTGAAGTGTACTTTGTAATGTTGTTAAACTTagtttttgaaacaaaaacagaTAATTTTGAACAATCAATCATCGATATCATTTCGCAGGTATTATTATCTTTGCGAAGATATGTTACAAAAATGTACACTTTCGCAGAGGTTTGTTTTTAACTATAGCTAAAACTAGACAGCGCTTAATAGTTATGGAAGATGGAGAATCTCATATGATATCAAATGCCGTCTATTTTGTACTCTTTTCATTGATAAGTTCACACATAAGTGATATAACTCAAACCTGTCACTAATACCGGTCCTGAGTTACCATTCCAAGATATAGCACTTTTTGAAGGTGCAAGGTAATtgtgctaacacgaaccctagcaagagcagtgcttcgcagaatctaccaccggatcggaaacgcgacccactgaaaagatccggtgagaaactcagtgggctgtgtctgagggttaatttactctccgtttccgatccggtggtagattctgcgaagcacggctcttgttagggttcgtgttagcaacgtcgtcaggtttgagtatcgtgacctcacctactagttaaggttacgctgaaatagcctctgaaggatCTCAgctagatagaaaaaaaagccTGAATACATATTCGTCCTGCTTTATATGCGTCCTTGGTtcactactggacataggcaTTACCTAAATTTTGCCATAGTGGCCAATTCCGCACTGCTCGCATTCAAGTCTACATAAATCACTACGAAGTGACTGCTATGAAATTACAAAATACTTAACTTTCTAGGTTGTGGAATTCGATGCCAAGCTCTTAAGTCCTATCGTGAAGAACCTAACGGCCATCGAGAACTTCAACTCCACTCTGCAGCTGCCGCATACTTTCTCCTTGTCGTCAATCCTGTCTGGCTTGGACACTGAAAGGTTCTACACGTACAAAGGATCATTGACCACTCCTCCCTGTGCTGAAGCCGTCACATGGGTGATCTTTTCTGACTACCTGCCCATTTCCGTGTTTCAAGTGAGTTATTCTTTTTATGATGTAATTAAACACGATCTAGGACTTTAttatttcaactaaaaaaacGACGTACATATCTGTATTTAAAAACGCTTACTTCTTTGATCATatcttaacaaataaatacattccaATTTAAACCTTATTTCCTTTCAGATGGATAATTTCCGTGGTCTTCTTTCCAATCTCAATTTGCCATTAGTTGATAACTTCAGGCAGTTACAACCGTTGTTTGGTCGCCGTGTCTTCGTCAGAATCACATCAAAGAACCCTAAGTTCAAGAAGACCAAACTCCACTACTCCAAATGGGACTGGGTTGGACACAAGAAGTCCGAAAATGACGTCATCGACTTcgatgaataaatatatatatatatatccaataacaactgataaataatacggtacggGTGTAACGCGTTTAAAATACCAATGATACCAAATAGTATTCgttactaattaattttattatgtgtGCACTGTATATTTGCGTGTAATGTAAGTAATATAGTGTGTAAGTTTTGTTAATGATCtatgaaagataaataaataaatataaaattactttagTACTTTTATTCGATATGCGACAGACAGGTACAAAGTGTTGTTCATTAAGACTTGTATACAATGTATAATTAAttctattttacaaaattagaaTCTATGTGCTGTAGTTATCAGCTCCAAACATCgactgaaattaaaaataacgagTCAATAAAGCAATTAAATGGGAATTCTATCTTagaacatataaaaataatcacatACACGTACATACGCATAATAACAGCAAGGCGCTTGTTAAGAAATTAATAGTCAAAAAGGGTTGAATTAATTCAGCACAAAATATAGCACACAGTCTTACCTGTTCACTCAAGTTCCAAGCAGCAAAAATGCAAaaagaacacaaaaataaaacaagttttccattttactttttttaatctataataCAATTCAACAACTTTTATACAAGATTAATACTTTgtatttgaataatttatttattccattatattatatagttttatttaaatatgctGGTTAAATATAACATTTGTTTTCTGGAATGTATTAAAAATGCTggatatgaaaaaaattaaacaattgcACACTGAAAACTTTTGATAAATGTTGGATAAACATTAGTGGTTAGTTTATATCGAGACTGTGGCGTATTTACAATGCCAATCCGTCAACGGACATCAAAAACATGCAACATATTAGCATTAGCGTACCAAGTCGTCTGGGTTGAACATGCCCTGTAAATAAAACATAGAAAATGATTAATTAGTAATCATTTGAAAAGCAGggatttgttataaaaatagtGATTTTATTTAGAATCCAAAGCCgcctgaattttttatttaaacaaattgagGACAATctaagtttcttttttaattcagaAGAATTGTGACTTAATTTATTTGAGATCAAATTTCTTTGGAagtaaaaaatagtttatttttatcttattcatttACTGATTTTGTTTGCATTGACCTGTTCATTATGAAAAcctatacccgatcctgtagaccgaatagtaaacagtcgacgtcgcccaaaacacgtcattacggatcctccccatccattaacggtgcttttaggtaccacaaacaccgattaccgtcctcgtcgaacccgtcgcttgcgacgaagggctcgacgagcgaattaacccacagatacagcccactgagtttctcgccagatcatctcagtgggtcacgtttccgattcgatggtagattctgcgacgcactgctcttgctagggtcagtgttagcatcactccggtttgagccccgtgagctcacctactagctaaaaCACAAATCGGGTTACCTTAGCACGACGTAGAATGGAGTCCTTGCTGGCATCATATGGGTGGTCTTTTGATGGGATTTCAAGAACAGAAGGTACTGGTGCAGAGTGCGCATCAATCACATGTCTGATCAATTCAGCAATGTTCTGATTGATGAGAATGATGTCAATGTCATCGCGTTTAACAAAACGCTTGAAACATTCCTCGATTTCACTCACAGGTGTATCTGCGGAATTTTAGCAAAACTTATTATTACTATGTCATGTTTCAAAAGATATTTATAAGATAATCTTGTCGAGGTGACAATAATTTTCACCTTTACAGGATTGTACAATCAAAAGTCATTTGAACTTTTTTAACTCttaatataagatttttttcagCTAATCTTTTATGAGCTGAGTACAAAATTGGGAGATTGATTTTTATGTGAATGTTAAATAGCTATCAGAAAACTAGGTCTTACAAAcaaattgttttagtttttatttgttcataAACATATATGTGATACCTGGCCGCACTTTATTCATAAAACTACCTGCAGAAGCTATAAGTTGTTGAAGGTCCATTGTAAGATGATGGTTCTGATACAGGAACTTGGCTTGATACAATTTTGTGGGTGTGGTTGGTATGTGTCAATCAATCAACCAGATGAATCGTTTAGGAAGACACTCAGAAGAAAATGCATAGTTTATTCACAGGTTATTCTGtgattacatttaatattaaatgttccCTTTCATTGATGTGACCAACAGCTCAAAGTTTCTAATAACTCACTATAAATAAGACTATAAATGTACTACGCAATGGTAATGTAGCTCTATTGATATATGGAACTGTGATAGGGTCCTATaatgttcaataaaataataagttcacTCACTCTTATCGACCACCATGAAATTCGGATGTCTGTTTTTATTGATCTCACCGATGCCCCCGAGTAAGAATCCGACGCAAGTGTCCTGAAATCGTCAAAAACTGAACTAAAAA
Coding sequences:
- the LOC101738069 gene encoding carbonic anhydrase 7 translates to MKYFGIIAVFTLVVINVSVAAGWGYRASDQRRWAVLHPACGGRQQSPIAISARQAIPISIPAIELIGYQNPLPGPLTITNTGHSVALTIPKYTSEEEKKGFRLPYIFGGPLDNEYEIDGLHFHWGDKNNRGSEHTLNDMRLPLEMHIIHRNKKYRNTAEAMQHPDGLCVLAFFYQVVEFDAKLLSPIVKNLTAIENFNSTLQLPHTFSLSSILSGLDTERFYTYKGSLTTPPCAEAVTWVIFSDYLPISVFQMDNFRGLLSNLNLPLVDNFRQLQPLFGRRVFVRITSKNPKFKKTKLHYSKWDWVGHKKSENDVIDFDE
- the LOC732987 gene encoding vacuolar ATP synthase subunit F; its protein translation is MALHAAVKGKLISVIGDEDTCVGFLLGGIGEINKNRHPNFMVVDKNTPVSEIEECFKRFVKRDDIDIILINQNIAELIRHVIDAHSAPVPSVLEIPSKDHPYDASKDSILRRAKGMFNPDDLVR